GATGTTATGGTTTTGATTCGTGGGGGGGAGGTTTTTGCGGCTGGTTTGCCTGAGGAGGTTTTGACGGAGGAGAATCTTGAGCGGGTTTATGGGGTGAAGTGTAGTGTGACCCGCTCGTTTCTAGGCGTCCCCCAAGTAACCCCGTTATCAGACGGGCATGGGGGTCTAAAGAAGCCACCGAATGTTACCCTGCCACATAAGTGATGAGCCACGTTGATTACGCCCTCAAAATAACCTTACCAAAATCCCGCGAGGCGGACTCTATTATTCAAGGTCCACCAGTGAATAAACTGTTTCAGAGTTTGCTCAGACCTCGTGTAAGCATGACTCACATGAGTTTAATCGTCTGACCGATTCCCTAAAGCTGTAAGCAGGTAAAAGTGAAAACTAGAGATGCTTGAACGTGAAAGAAGTCAGTG
This sequence is a window from Candidatus Bathyarchaeota archaeon. Protein-coding genes within it:
- a CDS encoding ABC transporter ATP-binding protein, encoding DVMVLIRGGEVFAAGLPEEVLTEENLERVYGVKCSVTRSFLGVPQVTPLSDGHGGLKKPPNVTLPHK